From a region of the Cryptococcus depauperatus CBS 7841 chromosome 6, complete sequence genome:
- a CDS encoding pyruvate kinase: MLAAPILGQSNGRMAGTPQSQLSWLCGLSTNFNNMAPEQKFLRKLADAGMNIVRMNFSHGSHEYHQSVIDNARAAAAKSPSGRPIAIALDTKGPEIRTGLMKDDTDVPIPAGHEFWVTTDKAFAEAGTAEHIYVDYVTAPGKLIYVDDGILSLQVINVEGEKIRVKSLNSGVLSSRKGVNLPKTAVDLPALSEKDKSDLTFGVRNNVDMIFASFIRSADDVKEIRKVLGPEGAGIKIIVKIENEQGVMNFDEILKETDGVMVARGDLGIEIPASQVFMAQKMMIAKSNVAGKPSMTYNPRPTRAEVSDVANAVIDGADCVMLSGETAKGKYPTEAVKMMAETAFLAESSIAYPPLFDQLRSLVSRPTETAETLALSAVAAAIEQDAGAIIVLSTSGVSARLLSKYRPACPIICVTRNEQTARQLHLSRGVYPVWYPEPRGIPTDKWQIDVDNRIRFGLRAALSLGIIKPEATVMAVQGWKGGLGHTNTLRILSVPSDSADLDLHVIERD, translated from the exons ATGCTTGCTGCGCCCATACTAGGCCAATCTAACGGCAGAATGGCTGGTACTCCCCAATCGCAGCTCTCTTGGCTCTGTGGCCTCTCCACAAACTTCAATAACATGGCTCCCGAGCAAAAGTTTCTTCGCAAG cttgcagatGCGGGCATGAACATTGTCCGAATGAACTTTTCTCATGGTTCTCATGAGTACCACCAGTCCGTAATTGACAATGCTCGCGCTGCCGCAGCGAAAAGTCCATCTGGAAGACCTATTGCGATTGCCCTTGACACCAAGGGGCCAGAGATTAGGACCGGTCTCATGAAAGATGACACGGAT GTCCCTATTCCCGCTGGCCACGAGTTCTGGGTTACCACAGACAAGGCTTTTGCAGAGGCGGGCACCGCTGAGCATATTTACGTGGACTAT GTGACTGCTCCAGGCAAGCTCATCTACGTTGATGATGGTATCCTCTCCCTTCAAGTTATCAACGTTGAGGGTGAAAAAATTCGCGTCAAGTCTCTCAACTCGGGTGtcctctcttctcgaaAGGGTGTCAACTTGCCTAAGACTGCAGTTGACCTTCCTGCTCTTTCCGAAAAGGATAAATCCGACCTCACATTTGGTGTCAGAAACAATGTCGACATGATCTTTGCTTCATTTATTCGTTCTGCCGACGATGTCAAAGAAATCCGAAAAGTACTTGGTCCTGAAGGTGCTGGTATCAAGATtattgtcaagattgaaaacGAGCAGGGTGTCATGAACTTTGACGAGATCCTCAAAGAGACTGACGGTGTTATGGTTGCCCGAGGCGATTTGGGCATTGAGATTCCTGCCTCTCAAGTTTTCATGgctcaaaagatgatgattgCCAAGTCCAATGTTGCTGGCAAGCCC TCAATGACCTACAACCCCCGACCTACCCGTGCTGAAGTCTCCGATGTCGCAAACGCCGTTATTGATGGTGCTGACTGTGTCATGCTTTCTGGTGAGACCGCTAAGGGCAAGTATCCAACCGAAGCAGTTAAGATGATGGCCGAAACCGCTTTCCTCGCCGAGTCCTCCATCGCTTACCCTCCCCTCTTCGACCAGCTTCGgtctcttgtttctcgtCCTACTGAGACTGCCGAAACCCTTGCTCTCTCTGCCGTTGCCGCCGCTATCGAGCAAGATGCCGGTGCTATTATCGTTCTCTCCACCTCTGGAGTCTCTGCTAGGTTGCTCTCTAAGTACAGGCCTGCTTGTCCTATTATCTGTGTTACTCGAAACGAACAAACTGCCCGACAACTCCATCTCTCCCGCGGTGTCTATCCCGTCTGGTACCCCGAACCTCGAGGCATTCCTACTGACAAGTGGCAGATCGATGTAGATAACAGAATTAGATTTGGCCTTCGTGCCGCTCTTTCGCTGGGCATTATCAAGCCTGAAGCTACAGTCATGGCCGTTCAAGGATGGAAAGGTGGTCTTGGTCAC ACTAACACCCTTCGTATCCTCTC CGTTCCCTCTGACTCTGCCGACCTTGATCTCCATGTGATTGAGCGTGATTAG
- a CDS encoding mannose-1-phosphate guanyltransferase: MKALILVGGFGTRLRPLTLSWPKPLVEFCNKAMILHQVEALVKAGVKDIVLAVNYRPEVMVSVLKKTEEELGINIHFSVETEPLGTAGPLALAREILGKDDSPFFVLNADIICTYPFEAFRDFHLAHKCEGSIMVSKVAEPSAYGVIVTKPNSTVIDRFVEKPVEFVGNRINGGIYIFNPSVLDRIELRPTSIEKEIFPAIAADQQLHSFDLQDFWMDVGQPKDFLAGSWLYLSHLTSQHSRLLTDPSQNKWVYGGNVLVDSSAEIDPTAVIGPNVVIGPDAKIGAGVRLQRCVIMSNATIREHSWIANSIIGWNSTVGRWTRVENITVLGDDVTIKDELYVNGASVLPHKSISSSITEPRIVIIRLERPIRYLISISCTI; the protein is encoded by the exons atgaag GCTTTGATTCTCGTCGGTGGTTTCGGTACTCGTCTTAGACCTTTGACT TTGTCATGGCCCAAGCCTCTTGTCGAGTTCTGCAACAAA GCTATGAT TCTGCACCAGGTTGAAGCTCTTGTCAAG GCTGGTGTCAAGGACATTGTGCTTGCTGTTAATTATCGACCAGAAGTTATGGTCTCTGTGCTAAAAAAGACCGAAGAGGAGCTTGGTATCAATATACACTTCAGTGTCGAGACTGAGCCTCTTGGTACTG CTGGtcctcttgctcttgctcGAGAAATTTTGGGCAAAGATGACTCACCATTCTTTGTGCTCAACGCTGATATCATTTGTACCTACCCATTTGAGGCTTTCCG AGatttccatcttgctcACAAATGCGAAGGTTCCATCATGGTGTCCAAGGTCGCAGAGCCTTCTGCTTATGGTGTTATTGTCACCAAGCCCAACTCGACTGTCATTGACCGTTTTGTGGAAAAGCCAGTCGAGTTTGTTGGCAACAGAATCAATGGTGGAATATATATTTTTAACCCTAGCGTTCTAGACAGGATTGAG CTTCGTCCCACTTCTATCGAAAAAGAGATCTTCCCCGCCATTGCTGCTGACCAGCAACTGCACTCTTTTGACCTGCAAGATTTTTGGATGGATGTTGGCCAACCAAAAGACTTCCTTGCTGGTAGCTGGCTCTATCTCTCACACCTGACCTCGCAACATTCTCGTCTGCTCACTGACCCATCTCAAAACAAGTGGGTGTACGGTGGAAACGTCTTGGTGGACTCG TCTGCTGAGATTGATCCTACAGCCGTTATTGGTCCCAACGTCGTTATCGGCCCTGATGCCAAAATTGGTGCAGGCGTGCGTCTTCAGCGATGTGTAATCATGTCCAACGCGACTATCCGAGAACACTCTTGGATTGCCAACTCCATCATCGGTTGGAATAGCACTGTGGGACGATGGACAAGGGTGGAAAATATAACAGTGCTGGGTGATGATGTGACGATAAAGGACGAGCTGTATGTGAATGGCGCATCCGTCTTGCCCCACAAGAGC ATTTCATCCTCCATCACTGAGCCTCGTATTGTCAT AATAAGGCTAGAACGACCCATTCGATACCTGATCTCCATCTCATGCACCATATAG